The Kluyvera intermedia genome window below encodes:
- a CDS encoding DUF5375 domain-containing protein has product MKTELSPTLRSVLYRRAIACAWLTLCERQQRYPHLTLDALENAISNELEGFYLRQHGEVKGRQIACALLEDLMEAGPLKAAPSLSFLGMAVMDELCARHIAAPVVH; this is encoded by the coding sequence ATGAAAACCGAACTATCCCCTACTCTTCGTTCTGTGCTTTACCGTCGTGCCATCGCCTGTGCATGGCTGACCCTGTGCGAACGACAGCAACGCTATCCACACCTCACCCTCGACGCGCTGGAAAACGCCATTTCTAACGAACTGGAGGGCTTTTATCTGCGCCAGCACGGCGAGGTAAAAGGCCGTCAGATTGCCTGTGCGCTGCTCGAAGATTTAATGGAAGCCGGACCACTAAAAGCCGCGCCGTCGCTGTCCTTTCTCGGGATGGCCGTCATGGATGAACTCTGCGCCCGTCATATCGCCGCGCCGGTTGTGCACTGA
- a CDS encoding host cell division inhibitor Icd-like protein codes for MMMAVFLKAPFSGLLPFAVSRYSFPAVAKSAAGIGVPFNLLATLDASCVFFYVVAQAHPFSGLWCLHIHRGSCQIMVVRAGQPSGWPVSNKAGYANPVRATTSEIGVSGGSNNRYLLEAALMATTLTLSHPQFVFVFAAVRRADRKPRICMLRTVAGDEHAARLSLVRDYVLSFAGRLPVAEVRA; via the coding sequence ATGATGATGGCCGTTTTTCTGAAAGCCCCTTTTTCTGGCTTGCTTCCGTTCGCCGTTTCCAGGTATAGTTTTCCCGCTGTCGCAAAATCGGCAGCCGGAATTGGCGTTCCGTTTAACTTATTGGCGACCTTAGACGCGTCTTGCGTCTTTTTTTACGTCGTAGCTCAGGCACACCCATTTTCCGGGCTGTGGTGTTTGCATATACACCGTGGCTCCTGTCAGATAATGGTAGTCCGGGCGGGGCAGCCTTCGGGCTGGCCGGTTTCCAATAAGGCCGGTTACGCCAACCCCGTTCGGGCTACCACCAGTGAAATTGGCGTTTCCGGTGGTAGCAATAACCGCTACTTATTGGAGGCTGCCCTTATGGCTACTACCCTCACCCTGTCTCACCCGCAATTTGTCTTCGTGTTTGCCGCCGTTCGTCGTGCAGACCGTAAGCCCCGTATCTGTATGCTCCGCACTGTTGCTGGTGATGAACATGCCGCACGTCTTTCCCTCGTTCGCGATTACGTCCTTTCGTTCGCTGGCCGTCTGCCGGTTGCGGAGGTGCGCGCATGA
- a CDS encoding helix-turn-helix transcriptional regulator codes for MHIAFSSPSSAPVAPPIPFSDAAQERFIRLPEVMHLCGLSRSTIYDLISREAFPKQISLGGKNVAWAQSEITAWMAERIADRNRGCDA; via the coding sequence ATGCACATCGCTTTTTCTTCCCCGTCTTCTGCGCCAGTCGCCCCACCAATACCGTTTTCTGACGCCGCTCAGGAGCGCTTTATTCGCCTGCCCGAAGTGATGCACCTGTGCGGCCTGTCCCGCTCCACGATTTATGACCTCATCAGCCGGGAGGCTTTCCCGAAACAGATCTCACTTGGCGGTAAAAACGTGGCGTGGGCGCAGTCAGAAATTACCGCATGGATGGCCGAGCGGATCGCCGACCGTAACCGGGGCTGTGACGCATGA
- a CDS encoding capsid protein translates to MKPELFTSVMKTIGHTQNETIRTAIENALDTINEKANQNAETTINNALDAFSQAKSAHTENMLKLNDIEAAITRSEKERQNALNESAEAEQNWRTRFRELRGMMTPELKAEHGQRVAGRELAEEFTALIAELEDDKTRTMLAACASGDKYVGTHFTVFSAYARNEWAAMMKDIPPALVRAFALRLRELKMSGEEHPHNILIQELGENVLAQSQYYAFSMEHEPVISQTGLHRPALTGVDMKLYKSPAQRMLRAKELAQQKQPQGVKP, encoded by the coding sequence ATGAAACCAGAGTTATTTACTTCAGTAATGAAAACCATTGGTCACACGCAGAATGAGACTATCCGTACGGCCATTGAGAATGCACTGGATACTATTAATGAGAAAGCAAACCAGAACGCAGAGACCACAATAAACAACGCACTTGATGCGTTTAGTCAGGCTAAATCCGCACACACGGAAAATATGCTGAAACTGAATGATATCGAGGCCGCCATTACCCGCAGCGAGAAAGAACGCCAGAACGCGCTGAATGAGAGTGCTGAAGCTGAGCAGAACTGGCGTACCCGTTTTCGCGAACTGCGCGGCATGATGACCCCGGAGCTGAAAGCCGAACATGGTCAGCGGGTGGCCGGTCGTGAGTTGGCGGAAGAATTCACTGCTCTGATTGCTGAACTGGAAGATGATAAGACCCGTACCATGCTGGCAGCCTGCGCATCAGGAGATAAGTACGTCGGCACCCATTTTACGGTATTCTCTGCCTATGCCCGAAACGAGTGGGCAGCCATGATGAAAGACATTCCTCCTGCACTGGTACGCGCTTTTGCTTTGCGTCTGCGTGAACTCAAAATGAGTGGAGAAGAACACCCTCACAATATTCTGATTCAGGAGCTGGGCGAGAACGTACTGGCACAGAGCCAGTATTACGCATTCAGCATGGAGCATGAGCCGGTAATTTCACAGACTGGACTTCACCGCCCGGCACTCACTGGCGTGGATATGAAACTGTATAAAAGCCCTGCTCAGAGGATGTTACGGGCTAAAGAACTGGCACAGCAGAAACAACCGCAGGGGGTGAAGCCATGA
- a CDS encoding ogr/Delta-like zinc finger family protein, with translation MMRCPYCKQAAHVRTSRYLSDNVKQSYLQCVNVFCSATFRTIESIDEVIRPPAEEKPTPSPAAPVTPPRILDCARSSLRH, from the coding sequence ATGATGCGCTGTCCGTACTGCAAACAGGCCGCCCATGTTCGCACCAGTCGTTACCTGTCGGATAACGTCAAACAGAGCTATCTCCAGTGCGTGAATGTCTTCTGCTCCGCGACCTTTCGCACCATCGAATCTATCGATGAGGTGATTCGGCCACCGGCAGAAGAAAAGCCTACCCCGTCACCAGCAGCACCCGTGACGCCGCCCCGTATTCTGGACTGCGCCCGTTCATCACTGCGCCACTGA
- a CDS encoding phage polarity suppression protein encodes MIRAPLEQAFETCQKNKTDWMHSKSALAQAEMALKEHELTCIRYEPDAAQALRDDIDLKKWAVNQSAGRYIRSHETVQRISMRRQLHAFMQVSGDPLAAALAPELMHLSEQPEIVRERALDRAADSIREALSVHLASGRDIHYAQDDRDILTTIGFRPDRASREDNRAKYTPEQSQIFICRQAAQTRKKSA; translated from the coding sequence ATGATACGAGCACCACTGGAGCAGGCCTTTGAGACCTGTCAGAAGAATAAAACAGACTGGATGCACAGCAAGTCCGCGCTGGCACAGGCAGAAATGGCGCTGAAAGAGCATGAGCTGACCTGCATCCGTTATGAGCCAGACGCAGCACAGGCGCTGCGTGATGATATTGACCTGAAAAAATGGGCAGTAAACCAGTCAGCCGGTCGGTATATCCGGTCACATGAGACTGTGCAGCGTATCAGCATGCGTCGCCAGCTCCACGCCTTTATGCAGGTCAGTGGCGACCCGCTAGCCGCAGCACTGGCGCCGGAATTAATGCACCTCAGCGAACAACCTGAAATCGTCAGAGAACGGGCTCTCGACCGGGCGGCCGACAGCATTCGCGAAGCGCTATCAGTCCATCTGGCCAGCGGAAGAGATATTCATTATGCGCAGGATGATCGGGATATTCTGACGACCATAGGGTTCCGACCTGACAGAGCCTCCAGAGAGGACAACCGGGCAAAATATACACCTGAACAAAGTCAGATTTTCATATGCCGACAGGCCGCGCAGACCCGCAAAAAATCCGCATAA
- a CDS encoding P-loop NTPase fold protein translates to MNKETVISVLIRILQEPRDGLILINGRWGVGKTHFLQHEFKKFYNDVSHFYMSALGLNSLQDFKDRMLSVTYLENSSEIEKLGELTASATSAFSQEESFGKLTDQVLTIFSGAMRDYVLKDLSGIFIIDDLERIPKELRDEIATYCLQQYQKNRLLHYILVGNFSEQSEQILNHKEKVISDEIHFSISNISEILAEKLKCQDEKRRDTITKVIIDFEETNLRIINRVVVKLLPLIEVSEINEEIWDADIKNLVSSLCAHIILKEKFAYQKDDYHENYLSSSLKTLSSTSDDKTKQISKEESNLLNITAYKSYNNLMAPYCFNAISKNDILPYLFPRRQKLQKSDYAGLAQPELFDISEKDYLDEVEKVILKKDNPKLSIWLMATHNYIRLSQSSYLSKRKGLTKKVILSKKTTFSDEEIKTYFSDLNPNIDDIPLHILRRDNDDIHNFFVDKYKDIKTFEKINQLKDKMINDGWSAIDADVYQSKFKFNLLEKLNVDLIISAIKNKWTIRDINTFSNHLASLYNFSNLSDFLSSELPHLRKLHSSLISHHKGLSKSFRKGAVMQLTDTVGIVKKALEDSIAAKSLTFNSQSPGN, encoded by the coding sequence GTGAATAAAGAAACCGTAATTAGTGTATTGATCCGAATTTTACAGGAGCCTCGTGACGGACTTATATTAATAAATGGAAGATGGGGTGTTGGTAAAACTCATTTTTTACAGCATGAGTTCAAAAAATTTTATAATGATGTAAGCCATTTTTATATGTCTGCACTAGGTTTAAATAGCTTGCAAGATTTCAAGGATAGAATGCTCAGTGTGACATATTTAGAAAACTCATCCGAGATAGAAAAACTTGGTGAGTTAACTGCAAGTGCTACATCCGCGTTCTCCCAAGAAGAAAGTTTTGGAAAGCTTACCGATCAGGTTCTTACAATCTTTTCGGGTGCGATGAGAGATTACGTTCTTAAAGACCTATCTGGTATATTTATTATCGACGACCTTGAAAGAATCCCCAAAGAATTGCGAGATGAAATAGCGACCTATTGTTTACAACAATATCAAAAAAATAGACTACTCCATTACATTTTAGTCGGCAATTTCTCAGAGCAAAGCGAGCAAATATTAAATCACAAAGAGAAAGTGATAAGCGATGAAATTCATTTCTCGATCAGCAATATTTCAGAGATTTTAGCGGAAAAACTAAAATGCCAAGATGAAAAGCGCAGAGACACTATAACGAAAGTTATAATAGACTTTGAAGAAACTAACTTGAGAATAATCAATAGAGTAGTTGTAAAATTATTACCTCTTATTGAGGTATCAGAGATAAATGAGGAGATTTGGGATGCAGACATTAAGAACTTAGTAAGCTCATTATGTGCGCATATAATACTTAAGGAAAAATTTGCATATCAAAAAGATGATTATCATGAAAATTATCTATCATCATCCCTTAAAACGCTCTCAAGTACATCTGATGATAAGACCAAGCAGATTAGTAAAGAAGAAAGCAATTTATTAAACATCACTGCTTACAAATCTTACAACAATCTGATGGCTCCATATTGTTTCAATGCAATATCAAAAAATGATATCCTTCCATATCTCTTCCCAAGAAGACAAAAATTACAAAAAAGTGATTATGCTGGTTTAGCGCAACCTGAGTTGTTCGATATTTCAGAAAAAGATTATTTAGATGAAGTTGAAAAAGTAATTCTCAAAAAAGACAACCCAAAACTCTCCATTTGGTTGATGGCCACACATAATTACATTAGATTATCACAGTCAAGTTATCTTTCAAAAAGAAAAGGGTTAACGAAGAAAGTAATTTTAAGTAAAAAAACAACCTTTAGTGATGAGGAAATAAAGACATATTTTTCTGATTTAAATCCTAACATCGATGACATACCTCTTCACATTTTAAGAAGAGATAATGATGATATACATAATTTTTTTGTTGATAAATACAAAGATATAAAAACTTTTGAAAAAATAAACCAGCTAAAAGATAAAATGATTAATGATGGTTGGTCTGCTATAGACGCAGATGTTTATCAGTCAAAATTTAAATTCAACTTGCTCGAAAAGTTAAATGTAGACTTAATCATTTCCGCAATAAAAAATAAGTGGACCATTCGTGACATCAATACCTTTTCCAATCATCTAGCATCACTCTATAATTTTTCAAATTTATCTGACTTCCTATCAAGTGAGTTACCGCATCTCAGGAAGTTACATTCATCCTTAATCTCTCATCATAAAGGATTATCAAAATCTTTTCGAAAAGGCGCAGTTATGCAATTAACGGATACGGTTGGAATTGTGAAGAAGGCTTTAGAAGATAGTATTGCCGCTAAATCCTTAACGTTTAACAGCCAATCTCCGGGAAATTGA
- a CDS encoding tyrosine-type recombinase/integrase: protein MPLTNIQIRRAKAQDKPYTLNDGQGLSLLINPDGTKGWRFRYRFAGKARLMSFGSYSLVSLVEARDKRETARKQVANGIDPVEERKAQKLAQQLSTENSFEAICREWHSNKADRWTVAYREEIMKTFEQDVFPYIGKRPISEIKPLELLEVLRRIEKRGALEKTRKVRQRCGEVYRYAIITGRTEYNPAPDLAIALAVPKQKHHPFLSAEELPHFIRDLEAYTGSIITKNATKIVMLTGVRTQEMRFATWEEVDLGKEIWEIPAERMKMRRPHIVPLSTQVIELFKQLKPVTGHYPYIFIGRNNRSKPISKESVSQVIELLGYKGRATGHGFRHTMSTILHEQGFDSAWIEMQLAHVDKNSIRGTYNHALYLEKRLQMMQWYNNLLYPSNN, encoded by the coding sequence ATGCCTCTTACAAACATACAAATTCGACGCGCTAAGGCACAGGACAAGCCCTACACCCTCAATGATGGACAAGGTTTATCCTTGCTCATAAATCCAGATGGGACCAAAGGGTGGAGATTTCGCTATCGGTTTGCAGGTAAAGCCCGGTTAATGTCATTCGGTTCCTACAGTCTCGTCTCGCTTGTAGAGGCTCGCGACAAACGCGAAACAGCACGCAAGCAGGTAGCAAATGGCATCGACCCAGTCGAAGAACGTAAAGCTCAAAAGCTGGCGCAGCAGCTCTCTACAGAAAACTCATTCGAAGCTATATGTCGGGAGTGGCATTCAAATAAAGCCGATCGCTGGACAGTGGCCTACCGCGAAGAAATTATGAAGACATTTGAGCAAGATGTTTTTCCGTACATTGGTAAGCGCCCTATAAGTGAGATTAAGCCGCTGGAACTGCTTGAGGTGCTACGACGAATAGAAAAGCGTGGAGCGCTGGAAAAGACCAGAAAAGTGCGCCAAAGATGCGGTGAGGTTTATCGATACGCAATTATCACTGGCCGCACTGAATACAACCCAGCACCTGATTTGGCAATCGCTTTGGCCGTTCCGAAGCAAAAACATCATCCATTTCTATCTGCCGAGGAATTGCCTCATTTTATTCGGGATCTCGAAGCGTATACCGGTAGCATCATCACTAAAAATGCTACGAAGATAGTCATGCTGACTGGTGTAAGAACGCAGGAGATGCGCTTTGCTACGTGGGAAGAAGTAGACCTCGGAAAAGAGATATGGGAAATCCCCGCTGAACGGATGAAAATGCGTAGGCCTCACATTGTTCCTTTATCTACCCAAGTGATTGAACTTTTCAAGCAGCTAAAGCCTGTTACCGGACATTATCCCTACATTTTTATTGGTAGAAACAACCGTAGTAAACCCATTTCTAAAGAAAGTGTGTCACAGGTGATTGAATTGCTAGGCTACAAAGGACGTGCTACAGGTCACGGATTTAGACACACGATGTCGACAATCCTGCATGAACAGGGATTTGATAGTGCTTGGATCGAAATGCAATTAGCGCATGTGGATAAGAATAGTATTCGAGGGACTTATAATCATGCGCTGTATTTAGAGAAAAGACTGCAAATGATGCAATGGTATAATAACTTACTTTATCCCTCTAATAATTAA
- a CDS encoding glycoside-pentoside-hexuronide family transporter — protein MKSEVLSVKEKIGYGMGDAASHIIFDNVMLYMMFFYTDIFGIPAGYVGTMFLLARALDAISDPCMGLLADRTRTRWGKFRPWVLFGALPFGIVCVLAYSTPDLSYNGKLIYAAATYTLLTLFYTVVNIPYCALGGVITNDPTQRISLQSWRFVLATAGGMLSTVLMMPLVNLIGGDNKALGFQGGIAVLSVIAFAMLAFCFFTTKERVEAPPTNNSMREDLRDIWQNDQWRIVGLLTILNIMAVCVRGGAMMYYVTWILGSPALFTAFLTTYCVGNLIGSALAKPLTDWKCKVSVFWWTNAILAVLSLAMFFVPMRADIMMFAFIFAIGVLHQLVTPIQWVMMSDTVDYGEWRNGKRLTGISFAGTLFVLKLGLALGGAMIGWMLAGGGYDAAAKVQNPTTISIIIALFTIVPAICYLLSAIVAKRFYTLKTPFLVNMMAELASGAHRNQQDFENVSMNQSLEH, from the coding sequence ATGAAGAGTGAAGTATTATCTGTCAAAGAGAAGATTGGTTATGGCATGGGCGATGCTGCCAGCCATATCATTTTTGATAACGTCATGCTGTACATGATGTTTTTCTATACCGATATTTTCGGTATACCCGCAGGCTATGTTGGCACCATGTTCCTTTTGGCGCGTGCGCTGGATGCAATCTCCGACCCGTGCATGGGGCTGCTGGCCGACCGCACGCGGACTCGCTGGGGCAAGTTCCGCCCCTGGGTACTGTTTGGCGCGCTGCCGTTCGGTATCGTGTGTGTGCTGGCGTACAGCACGCCAGACCTCAGCTATAACGGCAAACTGATTTATGCGGCAGCCACCTACACGCTGCTCACCCTGTTCTATACCGTAGTCAATATTCCTTACTGTGCGTTGGGCGGCGTGATCACCAATGACCCGACACAGCGTATCTCTCTGCAATCCTGGCGCTTCGTTCTGGCCACGGCGGGCGGCATGCTCTCTACCGTATTGATGATGCCGCTGGTGAATTTGATTGGCGGCGACAACAAAGCGCTGGGCTTCCAGGGCGGGATTGCGGTGCTCTCGGTGATTGCCTTTGCGATGCTGGCTTTCTGCTTCTTCACCACCAAAGAACGTGTGGAAGCGCCGCCAACCAACAACTCGATGCGTGAAGACCTGCGCGACATCTGGCAAAACGACCAGTGGCGTATTGTCGGCCTGCTCACCATCCTCAACATCATGGCGGTCTGCGTACGCGGAGGCGCGATGATGTATTACGTCACCTGGATCTTAGGCTCCCCGGCGCTGTTTACCGCTTTCCTCACCACCTACTGCGTCGGCAACCTGATTGGCTCGGCGCTGGCAAAACCGCTAACCGACTGGAAATGTAAAGTCAGCGTCTTCTGGTGGACCAACGCCATTCTGGCGGTGCTGAGTCTGGCGATGTTCTTTGTGCCGATGAGAGCAGACATCATGATGTTCGCCTTCATCTTTGCGATTGGCGTACTGCACCAACTGGTGACCCCGATTCAGTGGGTCATGATGTCCGACACCGTTGACTACGGCGAATGGCGCAACGGCAAACGCCTGACCGGCATTAGCTTCGCGGGCACGCTGTTCGTGTTGAAGCTGGGTCTGGCGCTGGGCGGCGCGATGATTGGCTGGATGCTGGCAGGTGGCGGTTACGACGCCGCGGCCAAAGTGCAGAATCCGACCACCATCAGCATCATTATCGCCCTGTTTACTATCGTACCGGCAATTTGCTACCTGCTGAGCGCCATTGTGGCGAAACGCTTCTACACCCTGAAAACTCCGTTCCTCGTCAACATGATGGCGGAACTGGCGAGCGGTGCGCATCGCAATCAGCAGGACTTTGAAAACGTATCTATGAATCAATCTTTAGAGCATTAA
- the yicI gene encoding alpha-xylosidase: MKISDGNWMTQPGLNLIHPVQVFDVEQHGNEMVVNVAPRDVRERAAQLDTPMFAIRFFSPQEGVIGVRIQHFLGALETGPHYPLNVLKDVKVQIQDNAEFAELKSGNLSVRVTKGEFWSLNFLRNGVRITGSELKNNGYVQDTNDNRNYMFERLDLGVGETVYGLGERFTALVRNGQNVETWNKDGGTSTEQSYKNIPFYLTNRGYGVLVNHPENVSFEIGSEKVSKVQFSVEGEYLEYFVIDGPTPKEVLNRYTQFTGRPALPPAWSFGLWLTTSFTTNYDEATVNSFIDGMAERDLPLHVFHFDCFWMKAFQWCDFEWDPVTFPDPKGMIQRLKEKGLKVCVWINPYIGQKSPVFKELKEKGYLLKRPDGSIWQWDKWQPGLAIYDFTNPEACAWYADKLKELVAMGVDCFKTDFGERIPTDVQWFDGSNPQKMHNHYAFIYNEMVWDVLKETVGEKEAVLFARSASVGGQQFPVHWGGDCYANYESMAESLRGGLSIGLSGFGFWSHDIGGFENTAPADVYKRWCAFGLFSSHSRLHGSKSYRVPWAYDNESCDVVRYFTEMKCRMMPYLYRQAALANEQGTPMLRAMMLEFPDDPACDYLDRQYMLGDSLAVAPVFTEAGDVQFYLPEGRWTHLWHNDEVQGSRWHKQQHDFMSLPVYVRDNTLLAMGNNNQKPNYAWHEGTEFQLFHLEDRCEAVCEVPAADGSVIYTLKAERQGNTVTVKGHGQASGWTLCLRNVQQIAGVQGGTQAGSELGVVVTAQGNDLVITL, translated from the coding sequence ATGAAGATCAGTGATGGAAACTGGATGACCCAACCGGGCCTCAATTTGATTCATCCGGTCCAGGTGTTTGATGTTGAACAGCATGGCAATGAGATGGTGGTTAACGTGGCACCGCGTGATGTGCGTGAGCGCGCAGCACAGCTGGATACGCCGATGTTTGCTATCCGCTTTTTCTCACCGCAGGAAGGCGTGATTGGGGTGCGTATTCAGCACTTCCTGGGTGCGCTGGAAACCGGCCCGCACTATCCGCTGAACGTGCTGAAAGATGTGAAGGTGCAGATACAAGACAACGCAGAATTTGCCGAACTGAAAAGCGGCAACCTGAGCGTGCGCGTCACCAAAGGCGAGTTCTGGTCGCTGAACTTCCTGCGCAACGGCGTGCGTATTACCGGCAGCGAGTTGAAAAATAACGGCTACGTGCAGGATACCAACGACAATCGCAACTACATGTTCGAGCGTCTGGACCTGGGCGTTGGCGAAACGGTCTACGGCCTGGGCGAGCGCTTTACCGCGCTGGTGCGCAACGGTCAGAACGTGGAAACCTGGAACAAGGACGGCGGTACCAGTACCGAACAGTCCTACAAAAATATTCCGTTCTACCTGACTAACCGTGGCTATGGTGTGCTGGTGAATCACCCGGAAAACGTCTCCTTCGAGATTGGTTCTGAGAAGGTTTCTAAAGTGCAGTTCAGCGTGGAAGGCGAGTATCTGGAATACTTCGTCATCGACGGCCCAACCCCGAAAGAGGTGCTGAACCGCTATACCCAGTTCACCGGGCGTCCGGCGCTGCCACCGGCCTGGTCATTTGGTCTGTGGCTGACCACCTCATTCACCACAAACTACGACGAAGCAACGGTAAACAGCTTTATCGACGGTATGGCGGAGCGTGACCTGCCGCTGCACGTCTTCCACTTCGACTGCTTCTGGATGAAAGCCTTCCAGTGGTGCGACTTTGAGTGGGACCCGGTGACCTTCCCGGATCCAAAAGGCATGATCCAGCGCCTGAAAGAAAAAGGGCTGAAAGTCTGCGTATGGATAAACCCATACATCGGCCAGAAATCACCGGTATTCAAAGAGCTGAAAGAAAAAGGTTACCTGCTAAAACGTCCTGACGGTTCTATCTGGCAGTGGGATAAATGGCAGCCGGGCCTGGCGATTTATGACTTCACCAATCCAGAAGCCTGTGCGTGGTACGCAGACAAGCTCAAAGAGCTGGTGGCGATGGGCGTCGACTGCTTTAAAACCGACTTCGGCGAGCGTATTCCAACGGATGTTCAGTGGTTTGATGGCTCTAACCCGCAGAAAATGCACAACCACTACGCCTTTATCTACAACGAAATGGTGTGGGACGTTCTGAAAGAAACCGTCGGTGAGAAAGAAGCGGTGCTGTTCGCCCGTTCTGCCTCCGTGGGTGGCCAACAGTTCCCGGTTCACTGGGGCGGCGACTGCTACGCCAACTACGAATCGATGGCGGAAAGCCTGCGCGGGGGCCTGTCGATTGGCCTGTCCGGGTTTGGTTTCTGGAGCCACGATATCGGCGGCTTCGAGAACACCGCGCCTGCGGATGTTTATAAGCGCTGGTGTGCGTTTGGTCTGTTCTCCAGCCACAGCCGCCTGCACGGTAGCAAATCCTATCGTGTGCCATGGGCGTACGACAACGAGTCCTGCGACGTGGTGCGTTACTTCACTGAAATGAAGTGTCGCATGATGCCGTACCTGTATCGTCAGGCGGCGCTGGCCAACGAGCAGGGCACGCCAATGCTACGAGCGATGATGCTGGAGTTCCCGGACGATCCGGCGTGTGATTACCTCGACCGCCAGTATATGCTCGGCGATTCTCTGGCCGTTGCGCCAGTGTTCACCGAAGCGGGCGATGTGCAGTTCTATCTGCCGGAAGGCCGCTGGACGCACCTGTGGCACAACGACGAAGTGCAGGGCAGCCGCTGGCATAAACAGCAGCATGATTTTATGAGCCTGCCGGTTTACGTGCGCGACAACACTCTGCTTGCGATGGGTAACAATAACCAGAAGCCGAACTACGCATGGCATGAAGGCACGGAGTTCCAGTTGTTCCATCTGGAAGACAGGTGTGAAGCGGTGTGTGAAGTGCCAGCGGCGGACGGCTCGGTTATCTATACGCTGAAGGCGGAACGTCAGGGCAATACTGTTACCGTGAAAGGTCATGGTCAGGCGAGCGGCTGGACGCTGTGCCTGCGCAACGTTCAGCAGATTGCTGGCGTACAGGGCGGTACTCAGGCGGGTAGCGAGCTGGGCGTGGTGGTGACGGCGCAGGGTAATGACTTGGTGATTACACTGTAA